A window of the Vigna angularis cultivar LongXiaoDou No.4 chromosome 3, ASM1680809v1, whole genome shotgun sequence genome harbors these coding sequences:
- the LOC108324092 gene encoding uncharacterized protein LOC108324092 produces the protein MQNSDANQLPEVDSLPDGFVESTTEPLAPATPTPEQEKPLNSYKDDDSSDLIHSNELSNDIGAKEFQTNHDCSVEISSSSCMQQNEGVQITPPVAVSVPESPPSRCCEVKEPQQGECQSSDGSTVVPLEAKALPVKNVCSSETVDSSKNKKSETGEKRKSAKRTLKSEKELLEFTLNYQQVLAERDAALAVRDKLESLCRELQRQNKMLMEECKRVSTEGQNLRLDLSTKFQDAIKDVSNKLEERKDECLSQLKENDMLRNKLKQLAEQYELSEQQYAQKLKQKSLELQLSDLKIKQHEEKLIQEQSQIKLYAEQVSQLLATEKSLRLQLTTDGEKFQQFQEALSKSNEIFETFKQEIEKMAKSIKELKKENQFLKSKSEKSDVTLIELVDERERLKKQLEKTKNQKEKLESLCRSLQAERKQNSSENKSNSSVQT, from the exons ATGCAGAATTCAGATGCAAATCAGCTTCCTGAAGTTGATTCGTTGCCAGATGGGTTTGTTGAGAGTACTACAGAGCCTCTTGCTCCTGCAACTCCAACTCCTGAGCAAGAGAAGCCTCTGAATAGTTACAAGGATGATGATTCATCCGACCTTATTCATTCTAATGAACTATCAAACGACATTGGAGCGAAAGAGTTTCAAACCAATCATG ACTGCTCGGTGGAGATTTCCTCTAGTAGCTGTATGCAGCAGAATGAAGGTGTACAGATTACACCTCCTGTAGCTGTATCTGTTCCCGAGTCTCCACCATCCAGATGCTGCGAGGTAAAGGAGCCACAACAAGGAGAATGCCAAAGTTCAGATGGAT CAACTGTTGTACCTTTGGAGGCAAAAGCATTGCCTGTAAAGAATGTGTGTTCATCAGAGACTGTTGATtcttcaaaaaacaaaaaatcg GAAACTGGTGAAAAGCGAAAAAGTGCAAAGCGTACTCTTAAATCAGAGAAGGAGCTTTTAGAATTTACACTCAATTATCAACAAGTGTTGGCAGAAAGAGATGCAG CTCTTGCCGTCCGAGATAAGCTTGAGTCACTATGTAGAGAATTACAACGTCAAAATAAAATGCTGATG GAAGAATGCAAACGTGTATCAACTGAGGGGCAAAATTTAAGGTTGGACTTGTCAACCAAGTTTCAGGATGCAATCAAG GATGTCAGCAATAAACTTGAAGAACGCAAGGATGAATGCCTTTCTCAGCTTAAAGAGAACGACAT GTTAAGAAACAAGCTAAAGCAGCTTGCTGAACAGTATGAACTCTCTGAGCAACAATATGCACAGAAG TTGAAGCAAAAGTCTTTGGAACTCCAGCTttctgatttaaaaattaagcaGCACGAAGAAAAATTGATTCAGGAACAGTCAcagataaaattatatgcaGAACAAGTATCTCAGTTATTAGCAACTGAAAAGAGTTTAAGATTGCAGTTGACAACTGATGGAGAAAAATTCCAACAATTTcag GAAGCATTGTCAAAGAGCAATGAGATTTTTGAAACATTCAAACAAGAGATTGAGAAG ATGGCAAAATCAATCAAGGAACTCAAGAAGGAGAATCAATTCTTGAAGAGTAAATCTGAGAAGTCTGATGTTACACTCATAGAGTTAGTTGATGAG CGTGAGCGCTTGAAGAAACAAttggagaaaacaaaaaatcagaAAGAAAAACTTGAATCATTATGCCGGTCTCTGCAAGCAGAAAGGAAGCAAAATTCTTCCGAGAACAAGAGCAATAGCTCAGTTCAAACATGA